In one Bradyrhizobium cosmicum genomic region, the following are encoded:
- the rimI gene encoding ribosomal protein S18-alanine N-acetyltransferase, producing the protein MMRWFSEWWRGGTPVVEPASARDALRLAQLHGQSFAHGWGEGEFEAMLGERNTLVHRLRLGRKVIGFAVSRIGADEAEILSIAVDQAYRGRGLSRMLLMTHLGHLAGRGVRTIFLEVEENNQPARRLYDRTGFVVVGRRERYYKQPNGEQLNALLMRRDLS; encoded by the coding sequence ATGATGAGATGGTTTTCGGAATGGTGGCGCGGCGGCACGCCCGTCGTCGAACCCGCCTCCGCGCGCGACGCGCTGCGGCTCGCGCAGCTTCACGGCCAGTCCTTCGCGCACGGCTGGGGTGAAGGCGAGTTCGAGGCCATGCTCGGTGAGCGCAACACGCTCGTCCATCGCCTGCGCCTCGGCCGCAAGGTCATCGGCTTCGCGGTGTCGCGGATCGGCGCGGACGAAGCGGAGATTCTCTCGATCGCGGTCGACCAGGCCTATCGCGGCCGCGGCCTCTCCCGCATGCTGCTGATGACCCATCTCGGTCATCTCGCCGGGCGCGGCGTGCGCACGATATTTCTGGAGGTCGAGGAGAACAACCAGCCGGCACGGCGGCTCTACGACAGGACCGGATTCGTGGTGGTCGGGCGCCGCGAACGCTACTATAAGCAGCCCAACGGGGAACAATTGAACGCACTTCTGATGCGCCGTGACTTGTCGTAA
- a CDS encoding universal stress protein has product MTSKRLCFEPGHKPKCLVIVDDTAEWDRAVYYASRWAIRAGGGVVMLRIIEPDEQNQEWLGVADIMRAEAHDAAEAALDRAAGRANGIAAITPERVIREGAAMEQLLAVIDEDPDIAMLVLAANPGAEGPGPLVSLLAHALGTFPVPVTIISGALSDQSVDSLS; this is encoded by the coding sequence ATGACCAGCAAGCGACTTTGCTTCGAGCCGGGTCACAAGCCCAAATGCCTCGTCATCGTCGACGATACCGCCGAATGGGATCGCGCGGTCTATTACGCCAGCCGCTGGGCGATCCGCGCTGGCGGCGGCGTGGTAATGCTGCGCATCATCGAGCCCGACGAGCAGAACCAGGAATGGCTGGGGGTCGCCGACATCATGCGCGCCGAGGCGCATGATGCGGCGGAAGCCGCGCTCGACCGCGCCGCCGGCCGCGCCAACGGCATCGCCGCGATCACGCCGGAACGGGTGATCCGCGAAGGCGCCGCGATGGAACAGTTGCTGGCGGTGATCGACGAGGACCCAGACATCGCCATGCTGGTGCTCGCTGCCAACCCCGGGGCGGAGGGTCCGGGGCCGCTGGTTTCACTGCTGGCACACGCGCTGGGCACGTTCCCGGTGCCCGTGACCATCATCTCCGGCGCGCTCAGCGACCAAAGCGTGGATTCGCTGTCGTAG
- the miaB gene encoding tRNA (N6-isopentenyl adenosine(37)-C2)-methylthiotransferase MiaB — MTPPRKLHIKSYGCQMNVYDAQRMVDTLAPEGFVETDSAEDADLVILNTCHIREKASEKVYSELGRLRVAKDEAARGGRAMQIAVAGCVAQAEGGEITRRAPVVDVVVGPQSYHHLPELLKRARDEGRAIETEFPAADKFGFLAQPKPAAIRARGISAFVTVQEGCDKFCTFCVVPYTRGAEVSRPVAKIVDDVKRLADNGVRELTLIGQNVNAYHGEGPDGKSWPLGRLLEHLAKIRGIARLRYSTSHPRDVDDSLIAAHRDLDALMPFVHLPVQSGSDRVLAAMNRKHTADDYQRVVDRFRAARQDIAFSSDFIVGFPGESEQDFLATLALVTQIGYAAAYSFKYSARPGTPAADMQETVSPSEMDQRLERLQELIDSQQSAFNKAAIGSTVDVLFERPARRDGQIVGRTAFLQPAHVMASPDIIGQILPVRIDSLERYSFLGELATPRVAREPALSPIATGA; from the coding sequence ATGACGCCGCCGCGCAAGCTGCACATCAAATCATATGGCTGCCAGATGAACGTCTACGATGCCCAGCGCATGGTGGACACGCTGGCTCCGGAAGGATTCGTGGAGACTGATAGCGCCGAGGACGCCGACCTCGTCATCCTCAACACCTGCCATATCCGCGAGAAGGCCTCCGAAAAGGTCTATTCCGAGCTCGGCCGGCTGCGCGTCGCCAAGGACGAGGCCGCGCGCGGGGGCCGGGCGATGCAGATCGCGGTCGCCGGCTGCGTCGCACAGGCCGAGGGTGGAGAGATCACGCGCCGCGCGCCGGTCGTCGACGTCGTGGTCGGCCCGCAGAGCTATCATCACCTTCCGGAGCTTCTGAAGCGAGCGCGCGACGAGGGCCGCGCGATCGAGACCGAATTTCCCGCAGCCGACAAATTCGGCTTCCTGGCCCAGCCCAAGCCCGCCGCGATCCGCGCGCGCGGCATTTCCGCTTTCGTCACGGTGCAGGAAGGCTGCGACAAGTTCTGCACCTTCTGCGTCGTGCCCTATACGCGCGGCGCCGAAGTCTCGCGTCCGGTGGCGAAGATCGTCGACGACGTGAAGCGGCTGGCCGACAACGGGGTGCGCGAGCTCACCCTGATCGGGCAGAACGTCAACGCCTATCACGGCGAGGGGCCTGACGGAAAAAGCTGGCCGCTCGGCCGGCTGCTGGAGCATCTGGCAAAGATTCGCGGCATCGCCCGGCTGCGTTATTCAACCAGCCATCCCCGCGACGTCGACGACAGCTTGATTGCGGCCCACCGCGACCTCGATGCGCTGATGCCCTTCGTGCACCTGCCTGTGCAGTCGGGTTCGGACCGGGTTTTGGCCGCCATGAACCGGAAACATACCGCCGATGATTACCAGCGTGTCGTCGACCGTTTCCGGGCCGCGCGCCAAGACATTGCTTTTTCATCAGATTTTATCGTGGGCTTCCCCGGCGAAAGCGAGCAGGATTTTCTCGCCACACTCGCGCTTGTCACGCAAATCGGCTACGCTGCGGCATATTCGTTCAAATATTCCGCCCGGCCGGGAACGCCGGCCGCGGACATGCAGGAGACGGTGTCCCCTTCCGAGATGGACCAGCGATTGGAGCGGCTCCAGGAACTGATCGACAGCCAGCAATCGGCCTTCAACAAGGCTGCGATTGGCTCGACGGTCGATGTGCTGTTCGAACGTCCGGCCCGCAGGGACGGCCAGATCGTCGGCCGCACCGCTTTCCTTCAGCCCGCCCATGTGATGGCCTCGCCCGACATCATCGGACAAATCCTGCCGGTGCGGATCGACAGCCTCGAACGCTACAGCTTCCTCGGTGAGCTCGCCACACCGCGCGTTGCGCGCGAGCCCGCTTTATCGCCCATAGCCACTGGAGCCTGA
- the murJ gene encoding murein biosynthesis integral membrane protein MurJ — MIRSFLTVSTGTLASRLLGFARDSLIAALLGTGAVADAFLAAFQLVNVVRRLLSEGALNAALIPAWLRVRDRNGGQAASAFAGRVLGTVSAALIAISIVIALLMPLIITIIAPGFIGSSTLDLAVANARLMLPYLAFAGPVTVLMGLLNAQGRFALTAFSPLLFNTALIAAIALLLVGHADAPFAAWMLAATVGLAGLLQLAMLLSQRSGRLATPLRMSFDKEMRDFFAKAIPGMIASSGPQWLMVAGAIIASATPSAVSWLYFANRLIELPLGIVGVAMGTVLVPELTRAVSLGDRDAAAHAESRALELAAGLALPATLGLIVLAEPIVRLLFEHGAFGAADSTATAHALMLLALGLPAHVLIKALSPAFYARSDTMTPLLATTKGFAVTVALAILLGHYFGASGIAASIAAGAWSSALSLLRKGAREFGFSVDAAARQRLPRIVLAAAAMGALLWLTMSLVPAEAHGLIRFVALGFQIAAGIAVYGLLLQILGVASLREAAAALKRPATHDPRA, encoded by the coding sequence ATGATCCGCTCCTTCCTGACCGTCTCGACGGGAACACTCGCCTCGCGGCTGCTGGGCTTTGCGCGCGATTCCCTGATCGCGGCGCTGCTCGGCACCGGCGCGGTGGCCGATGCGTTTCTGGCCGCATTCCAGCTCGTCAATGTCGTTCGCCGCCTGCTCAGCGAAGGGGCCCTGAATGCGGCGCTGATCCCGGCCTGGCTGCGCGTCCGTGACCGCAACGGCGGGCAGGCCGCCTCCGCCTTTGCGGGACGCGTGCTCGGCACGGTCAGCGCGGCCCTGATCGCGATCTCGATCGTCATTGCGCTTCTGATGCCGCTGATCATCACGATCATTGCGCCGGGATTCATTGGCAGCAGCACGCTCGATCTCGCCGTCGCGAACGCGCGGCTGATGCTGCCCTATCTTGCTTTCGCCGGTCCCGTCACGGTGCTGATGGGACTGCTCAACGCGCAAGGGCGATTTGCCCTCACGGCCTTCTCGCCGCTGCTGTTCAACACCGCGCTGATTGCCGCGATCGCGCTGCTGCTCGTCGGGCACGCCGATGCACCCTTCGCCGCGTGGATGCTGGCGGCGACCGTCGGCCTCGCCGGCCTGCTGCAACTCGCGATGCTGCTGTCGCAGCGGAGCGGGCGCCTCGCGACGCCGCTGCGTATGAGCTTCGACAAGGAGATGCGCGACTTCTTCGCCAAGGCCATCCCCGGCATGATCGCGAGCTCCGGCCCGCAATGGCTGATGGTGGCCGGCGCGATCATCGCCTCCGCCACGCCGTCCGCCGTCTCCTGGCTCTACTTCGCCAATCGGCTGATCGAGCTGCCGCTCGGCATCGTCGGCGTCGCCATGGGCACGGTGCTGGTGCCGGAGCTGACGCGCGCGGTGAGTCTCGGAGACCGCGACGCGGCGGCGCATGCGGAATCGCGCGCGCTGGAACTCGCGGCCGGGCTGGCGCTGCCCGCCACGCTCGGCCTGATCGTGCTGGCCGAACCGATCGTGCGGCTATTGTTCGAGCATGGCGCCTTTGGCGCGGCGGACAGTACCGCGACCGCACATGCGCTGATGTTGCTGGCGTTGGGACTGCCGGCCCATGTGCTGATCAAGGCGCTATCGCCTGCCTTCTATGCCCGCAGCGACACGATGACGCCGCTGCTGGCAACGACGAAAGGATTCGCGGTCACGGTCGCGCTCGCGATCCTGCTTGGTCACTATTTCGGCGCGAGCGGGATCGCCGCCAGCATCGCGGCCGGTGCCTGGAGCAGCGCGCTTTCGCTGCTCCGCAAGGGCGCGCGTGAATTCGGCTTCTCGGTCGATGCGGCCGCGCGACAACGGCTGCCGCGGATCGTGCTTGCCGCCGCAGCAATGGGCGCCCTGCTCTGGCTGACCATGAGCCTGGTGCCCGCCGAGGCGCATGGCTTGATCAGGTTCGTTGCGCTGGGCTTCCAGATCGCGGCCGGAATCGCCGTCTATGGCCTGCTCCTGCAAATCCTCGGGGTCGCCTCCCTGCGCGAGGCGGCGGCCGCCCTGAAGCGACCTGCCACACACGATCCGCGCGCCTGA
- a CDS encoding Fur family transcriptional regulator, with protein sequence MTGLKPSTASKASGIEARCAATGMRMTEQRRVIARVLAEAIDHPDVEELYRRCVAVDDKISISTVYRTVKLFEDAGIIERHDFREGRARYETMRDSHHDHLINLRDGKVIEFTSEEIEKLQAEIARKLGYKLVDHRLELYCVPLDDDKPTS encoded by the coding sequence ATGACTGGACTTAAACCTTCCACCGCATCCAAGGCGTCCGGCATCGAGGCGCGCTGTGCCGCGACCGGCATGCGCATGACCGAGCAGCGCCGCGTCATCGCCCGCGTGCTCGCGGAGGCGATCGACCATCCCGATGTCGAGGAGCTGTATCGGCGCTGCGTCGCCGTCGACGACAAGATCTCGATCTCGACGGTGTACCGTACCGTCAAGCTGTTCGAGGATGCCGGCATCATCGAGCGCCACGATTTCCGAGAGGGCCGCGCGCGCTACGAGACGATGCGCGACAGCCACCACGACCACCTCATCAATCTGCGCGACGGCAAGGTGATCGAGTTCACGTCCGAAGAGATCGAGAAGCTCCAGGCCGAGATCGCCCGCAAGCTCGGCTACAAGCTGGTCGACCACCGGCTCGAGCTCTATTGCGTCCCGCTCGACGACGACAAGCCGACGTCCTGA
- a CDS encoding PhoH family protein: MQVPPETQVVIDFDDNRAASALVGPYGQHLAQIERRLGVVVDSKGNHITIGGSRDGCDAARRVLETLYAQAVKGQDLDQGEVEGAIRAVIAQGSLFEFDAKSAKSTFDSINLRKRPVRARTAAQDSYIRALKRHELVFGIGPAGTGKTWLAVAHAAQLFERKEVDKIILSRPAVEAGERLGFLPGDLREKVDPYLRPIYDALYDLMDARIVERALQTGEIEIAPLAFMRGRTLTNAAIILDEAQNTTSMQMKMFLTRLGENSRMIVTGDPSQIDLPNGQTSGLAEATRLLSGVEGIAQVHFKAEDVIRHELVARIVSAYEGQPQRPAAGKS, encoded by the coding sequence ATGCAAGTACCGCCCGAGACCCAGGTCGTCATCGACTTCGACGACAATCGCGCGGCGTCCGCGCTGGTCGGCCCCTACGGCCAGCACCTGGCGCAGATCGAGCGGCGGCTCGGCGTCGTCGTCGATTCCAAGGGCAACCACATCACCATCGGCGGTTCGCGCGACGGCTGCGATGCCGCCCGCCGCGTGCTGGAGACGCTCTACGCCCAGGCCGTGAAGGGACAGGATCTCGACCAGGGCGAGGTCGAGGGCGCGATCCGCGCCGTGATCGCCCAGGGCTCGCTGTTCGAGTTTGACGCCAAGTCGGCCAAGTCGACATTCGACAGCATCAATTTGCGCAAGCGCCCGGTGCGCGCGCGCACGGCGGCGCAGGATTCCTACATCCGGGCGCTGAAGCGCCACGAGCTGGTGTTCGGCATCGGTCCCGCCGGCACCGGAAAGACCTGGCTCGCGGTCGCGCATGCCGCGCAACTGTTCGAGCGCAAGGAGGTCGACAAGATCATCCTGTCGCGCCCGGCGGTGGAAGCCGGCGAGCGGCTCGGCTTTCTGCCCGGCGATCTCCGCGAGAAGGTCGATCCCTATCTGCGACCGATCTACGACGCGCTCTATGACCTGATGGATGCACGCATCGTCGAGCGCGCGCTGCAGACCGGCGAGATCGAGATCGCGCCGCTCGCCTTCATGCGCGGCCGCACGCTGACCAATGCCGCCATCATCCTGGACGAGGCGCAGAACACCACGTCGATGCAGATGAAGATGTTTCTGACCCGTCTTGGCGAGAACAGCCGCATGATCGTGACAGGCGATCCTTCGCAGATCGACCTGCCGAACGGCCAGACCTCGGGCCTCGCCGAGGCGACCCGGCTGCTGAGCGGCGTCGAAGGCATTGCGCAAGTTCATTTCAAGGCCGAGGACGTGATCCGCCACGAACTCGTGGCGCGGATCGTCTCCGCCTATGAAGGGCAGCCGCAGCGGCCGGCCGCCGGTAAATCCTGA
- a CDS encoding NifU family protein, protein MFIQTEATPNPATLKFIPGRVVIDGGPMEFASRESATRSPLAEKLFEVPGVTGVFYGSDFITVTKANGEWQQLKPAILGAIMEHYMSGAPLLADGTAAGDADLDDEDEFFDEADAETVDMIKDLIETRVRPAVANDGGDITFRGFKDGIVYLNMKGSCAGCPSSTATLQHGIQNLLKHFVPDVVEVRPM, encoded by the coding sequence ATGTTCATTCAAACCGAAGCCACCCCCAATCCTGCCACGCTGAAGTTCATTCCCGGCCGCGTCGTGATCGACGGCGGGCCGATGGAATTTGCCAGCCGCGAATCGGCGACGCGCTCGCCGCTGGCCGAAAAGCTGTTCGAGGTGCCCGGGGTCACCGGCGTGTTCTACGGATCCGACTTCATCACCGTGACCAAGGCAAACGGTGAATGGCAGCAGCTCAAGCCCGCGATCCTCGGTGCCATCATGGAGCACTACATGTCCGGTGCTCCGCTGCTCGCCGACGGCACGGCCGCTGGCGATGCCGATCTCGACGACGAGGACGAGTTCTTCGACGAGGCCGACGCCGAGACGGTCGACATGATCAAGGATCTGATCGAGACGCGGGTGCGGCCGGCGGTCGCCAATGACGGCGGCGACATCACCTTCCGCGGCTTCAAGGATGGGATCGTCTATCTCAACATGAAGGGCTCATGCGCCGGCTGCCCATCATCGACCGCGACGCTTCAGCACGGCATCCAGAATTTGCTGAAGCATTTTGTGCCCGACGTGGTCGAAGTCCGGCCGATGTGA
- the trpS gene encoding tryptophan--tRNA ligase yields the protein MPFVERVFSGVQPTGNLHLGNYLGAIVNFVKMQDTHNCIYCVVDMHAITQGVDVWGGPVELARNTREVTAAFIAAGIDPKKHIVFNQSQVSGHAELAWIFNCVARMGWLGRMTQFKEKAGKDRENASVGLFDYPVLMAADILLYRATHVPVGEDQKQHLELSRDIAQKFNNDFGDSIRNLGANDGLFFPLPEPLIQGPATRVMSLRDGTKKMSKSDPSDNSRINLTDDADTIAQKVRKAKTDPEPLPTEEKGLEPRPEADNLVGIFAALSGRTKADVLREFGGGQFSSFKNALVELCVTKLSPIAGEMKRLVADPGHIDAILNDGADRARAIADETMKLSKDIVGFIRRR from the coding sequence ATGCCATTCGTTGAACGGGTTTTTTCGGGCGTCCAGCCGACGGGCAATCTGCACCTCGGCAATTATCTCGGCGCGATCGTCAACTTCGTGAAAATGCAGGACACCCACAACTGCATCTATTGCGTCGTCGACATGCACGCGATCACGCAGGGGGTGGACGTCTGGGGCGGACCGGTCGAGCTGGCGCGCAACACCCGCGAGGTGACCGCGGCGTTCATTGCCGCCGGCATCGATCCAAAGAAACACATCGTGTTCAACCAGAGTCAGGTCTCGGGCCATGCCGAGCTCGCCTGGATCTTCAACTGCGTCGCGCGCATGGGCTGGCTCGGCCGCATGACCCAGTTCAAGGAGAAGGCCGGCAAGGACCGCGAGAACGCGTCGGTCGGCCTGTTCGACTATCCCGTGCTGATGGCGGCCGACATCCTGCTGTACCGCGCCACTCACGTGCCGGTCGGCGAGGACCAGAAGCAGCATCTGGAGCTTTCGCGCGACATCGCGCAGAAGTTCAACAACGACTTCGGCGACTCGATCCGCAACCTCGGCGCCAATGACGGCCTGTTCTTCCCGTTGCCGGAGCCGCTGATTCAGGGGCCGGCGACGCGCGTGATGTCCTTGCGCGACGGCACCAAGAAGATGTCGAAGTCGGATCCATCCGACAACTCGCGCATCAATCTGACCGACGACGCCGACACCATCGCGCAGAAAGTGCGCAAGGCGAAGACCGATCCGGAGCCGTTGCCGACCGAAGAGAAGGGCCTCGAGCCGCGCCCCGAGGCCGATAATCTGGTCGGCATCTTTGCCGCGCTCTCCGGCCGCACCAAGGCCGACGTGCTGCGTGAATTCGGCGGCGGCCAGTTCTCCAGCTTCAAGAATGCGCTGGTCGAGCTGTGCGTGACGAAGCTCTCGCCGATCGCCGGCGAGATGAAGCGTCTCGTCGCCGACCCCGGCCATATCGACGCCATCCTCAACGACGGCGCCGACCGTGCCCGCGCAATCGCCGACGAGACCATGAAGCTCTCCAAGGACATCGTCGGCTTCATCCGCCGCCGCTGA
- a CDS encoding HAD family hydrolase: MPIDLIIFDCDGVLVDSEVISCRAHADVLTKHGYPITSEQVLIRFLGVSEKDARRMVEQEIGRSLPEDLESQVNAATLQFYASDLQPITHVAAAIAAIDLPKCVASSGTPEKIHHGLTCAGLYDLLAPNIFSASQVARGKPAPDLFLFAAAQMKVAPERCLVIEDSVPGVTGAHAAGMTVLGFHGGSHCPPGHAERLRAAGSGLTFDDMRQLPELVRRIAADVVVG, from the coding sequence GTGCCGATAGATCTCATCATCTTCGATTGCGACGGCGTGCTCGTGGACAGCGAGGTCATTTCCTGTCGCGCGCATGCCGACGTGTTGACGAAGCACGGCTATCCGATCACCTCGGAGCAGGTGTTGATCCGCTTCCTCGGTGTATCCGAGAAAGACGCGCGGCGGATGGTCGAACAGGAAATCGGCCGCAGCCTCCCCGAGGATCTGGAGAGCCAGGTGAATGCGGCCACGCTGCAATTCTATGCCAGCGATCTGCAGCCGATCACCCACGTGGCCGCGGCAATTGCCGCAATCGATTTGCCGAAATGCGTCGCATCGAGCGGCACGCCGGAGAAGATCCATCACGGCCTGACATGTGCCGGCCTTTACGACCTGCTCGCTCCGAACATCTTTTCCGCAAGCCAGGTCGCCCGCGGCAAGCCCGCGCCCGACCTGTTCCTGTTTGCCGCCGCGCAGATGAAGGTCGCACCGGAACGGTGCCTCGTGATCGAGGACAGCGTCCCCGGCGTGACCGGAGCACATGCCGCCGGGATGACTGTGCTCGGCTTTCACGGCGGCAGCCATTGCCCGCCAGGTCACGCCGAACGGCTGCGGGCCGCCGGCTCCGGATTGACGTTCGACGATATGCGGCAATTGCCGGAGCTGGTCCGGCGGATCGCAGCGGACGTCGTCGTGGGCTAG
- a CDS encoding adenosine kinase yields MADVKYDVLGIGNALFDVLVRTDEAFLAKHGMTKGSMSLIDEARAAAIYQDMGPATEVSGGSAANTIVGIASLGARAAYVGKVKDDQIGGLYVHDIRAAGVAFNTPAAKDGAATGCSYILVTPDGERTMNTYLGAAQDLSPADIDPAEIASARIVYLEGYLWDPKDAKDAFLKAAKIAHDAKRKVALTLSDSFCVDRYRDEFRSLMRNGTVDIVFANESELHSLYMTSDFDTALKQLRNDVNLGVVTRSEKGCMVVSSEDAVAAPAAPIAKLVDTTGAGDLFAAGFLFGLARNLAYKQCGELGALAAAEVIQHIGARPQVSLKELAQQRGLTA; encoded by the coding sequence ATGGCTGACGTGAAATACGACGTTCTCGGGATCGGCAATGCGCTGTTCGACGTGCTGGTCAGGACCGATGAAGCCTTTTTGGCCAAGCACGGCATGACCAAGGGCAGCATGTCCCTGATCGACGAGGCGCGGGCCGCCGCCATCTACCAGGACATGGGTCCGGCGACGGAAGTTTCGGGCGGCTCGGCCGCCAACACCATCGTCGGCATCGCCAGCCTTGGGGCGCGGGCCGCTTATGTCGGCAAGGTCAAGGACGACCAGATCGGCGGTCTCTATGTCCACGACATCCGCGCCGCCGGCGTCGCCTTCAACACGCCCGCCGCGAAGGACGGCGCCGCCACCGGCTGCTCCTACATCCTGGTCACGCCCGACGGCGAGCGCACCATGAATACCTATCTCGGCGCCGCGCAGGATCTGTCGCCCGCCGACATCGACCCCGCCGAGATCGCAAGCGCGAGGATCGTCTATCTCGAGGGTTATCTCTGGGATCCCAAGGACGCCAAGGACGCCTTCCTCAAGGCGGCCAAGATCGCGCATGATGCCAAGCGCAAGGTGGCGCTGACGCTGTCGGATTCCTTCTGCGTCGATCGCTATCGCGACGAGTTTCGGTCGCTGATGCGCAACGGCACCGTCGACATCGTCTTCGCCAACGAGTCCGAGCTGCATTCGCTTTACATGACCTCGGACTTCGACACCGCGCTGAAGCAGCTGCGCAACGACGTCAATCTCGGCGTGGTCACCCGCAGCGAGAAGGGTTGCATGGTGGTGTCGTCCGAAGACGCCGTCGCCGCGCCTGCGGCCCCGATCGCCAAGCTGGTCGACACCACCGGTGCCGGCGACCTCTTCGCCGCGGGCTTCCTGTTCGGCCTGGCGCGCAACCTCGCCTACAAGCAGTGCGGCGAGCTCGGCGCACTGGCGGCGGCCGAAGTGATCCAGCACATCGGGGCAAGGCCGCAGGTGTCGCTGAAGGAGCTCGCCCAGCAGCGCGGGCTGACTGCGTAA
- a CDS encoding serine hydrolase domain-containing protein, whose amino-acid sequence MQSQAEIDEILRQKSDAKEIPGVVAIAASGNDVLYQGAFGKRDLSKPDAMTADSVFWIASMTKAVTSAGAMQLVEQGKLSLDAPIGEVLPDLAKPQVLEGFDSSGEPRLRPAKGPITLRQLMTHTAGFAYNMWNGDLAIHLEKTGTPAITTCQNAALKTPVMTDPGTRWEYGTNIDFVGKAVEAVSGKRLDAYLRDNLFAPLGMSDTGFKITDTMRKRLVGMHARGEDGQLAAIPFELEQEPEFHMGGGGLYATAADYIRFTQMILNKGRGNGNQVLKAETVATMGQNHIGDLNMTRLTTAAPMYTNDVDLYPEQVKKWGLSFMINTAKTAEGRSAGSLAWAGLANTYFWIDPSRDVTGVILMQLLPFADAKCLETFAGFERGVYAGLDAGSGQRAA is encoded by the coding sequence ATGCAAAGCCAAGCCGAGATCGACGAGATCCTGCGCCAGAAGAGCGACGCCAAGGAGATTCCCGGCGTCGTCGCCATCGCCGCCAGCGGTAACGACGTGCTCTATCAGGGCGCCTTCGGCAAGCGCGATCTGTCCAAGCCCGATGCGATGACGGCGGATAGCGTGTTCTGGATCGCCTCGATGACGAAGGCGGTGACATCGGCGGGCGCGATGCAGCTGGTCGAGCAGGGCAAGTTGTCGCTGGATGCGCCGATCGGCGAGGTGTTGCCCGATCTCGCCAAGCCGCAGGTGCTCGAAGGCTTCGATTCCAGCGGTGAGCCGAGGCTGCGACCGGCGAAGGGACCGATCACCCTGCGCCAGCTCATGACCCACACCGCCGGCTTCGCCTACAATATGTGGAACGGCGATCTTGCGATCCATCTGGAAAAGACGGGCACCCCCGCCATCACCACCTGCCAGAACGCGGCGCTGAAGACGCCTGTCATGACCGATCCCGGCACACGCTGGGAATACGGCACCAACATCGATTTCGTCGGCAAGGCCGTGGAAGCCGTCAGCGGCAAGCGGCTGGATGCCTATTTGCGCGACAACCTTTTTGCTCCACTCGGAATGTCCGACACCGGCTTCAAGATTACCGACACGATGCGCAAGCGGCTGGTCGGCATGCATGCACGCGGTGAGGACGGCCAGCTCGCCGCGATCCCGTTCGAGCTCGAGCAGGAGCCGGAATTCCACATGGGTGGCGGCGGCCTCTATGCGACAGCGGCCGACTACATCAGGTTCACCCAGATGATCCTGAACAAAGGCCGCGGCAACGGCAACCAGGTGCTCAAGGCCGAGACCGTCGCGACGATGGGACAGAACCACATCGGCGATCTCAACATGACCAGGCTGACGACGGCGGCGCCGATGTACACCAACGACGTCGACCTCTATCCGGAGCAGGTCAAGAAGTGGGGCCTCAGCTTCATGATTAACACCGCCAAGACCGCGGAGGGCCGCAGCGCAGGCAGCCTCGCCTGGGCGGGCCTCGCCAACACCTATTTCTGGATCGATCCGTCGCGCGATGTCACTGGCGTGATCCTGATGCAATTGCTGCCGTTCGCGGATGCCAAGTGCCTGGAGACGTTCGCAGGCTTCGAGCGCGGGGTTTATGCCGGGCTCGATGCGGGGAGCGGGCAGAGGGCGGCGTAG
- the tsaB gene encoding tRNA (adenosine(37)-N6)-threonylcarbamoyltransferase complex dimerization subunit type 1 TsaB: MLILAIDTALEACAAAVLDTDAGELLAREQLLMKRGHAEALMPMIARVMKSADLAFTSLDRIAVTVGPGSFTGLRVGISAARGLALAAKRPAVGLTTLSAYAAAIVGQNGTAPVISAIDARHDHVYFQIVAGDGSQLVRPGVARIDEAIAASQFGAPHLVGDGARLLADRWPKDAPQPVTVDAQPAPDISWVAWLGAAADPETNPARPFYLKAPDAKPTAGPPLAQAASS, from the coding sequence ATGCTGATCCTTGCCATCGATACCGCGCTGGAGGCGTGCGCGGCCGCCGTTCTCGACACCGACGCCGGCGAGCTCCTTGCGCGGGAGCAGCTCCTCATGAAGCGCGGCCACGCCGAAGCGCTGATGCCGATGATCGCGCGCGTCATGAAGTCTGCCGATCTCGCCTTCACCTCGCTCGACCGCATCGCCGTCACCGTCGGTCCCGGAAGCTTCACCGGATTGCGCGTCGGCATCTCGGCCGCGCGCGGACTTGCGCTGGCGGCGAAGCGCCCGGCCGTCGGGCTGACGACGTTGTCGGCCTATGCCGCCGCCATCGTCGGTCAGAACGGAACGGCGCCGGTGATCTCCGCCATCGATGCGCGGCACGATCACGTCTATTTCCAGATCGTCGCCGGCGACGGCAGCCAGCTGGTGCGGCCGGGCGTAGCTCGCATCGACGAGGCGATCGCGGCCTCGCAATTCGGCGCGCCGCATCTGGTCGGCGATGGCGCAAGACTCCTCGCCGATCGCTGGCCGAAGGATGCACCGCAACCTGTCACGGTCGACGCGCAGCCCGCGCCCGACATCAGCTGGGTCGCATGGCTCGGCGCGGCCGCCGATCCCGAGACAAATCCGGCGCGGCCGTTCTATCTAAAGGCGCCCGACGCAAAGCCGACTGCAGGGCCGCCGCTCGCACAAGCCGCAAGCTCATGA